The Liolophura sinensis isolate JHLJ2023 chromosome 8, CUHK_Ljap_v2, whole genome shotgun sequence sequence GAATCATTTTTGAGATTGCCATGTTGATATTACATCAAATTCAACTTGAAGGCCAGACGAAAGTCAATAGCTCACACAAATGACCAGTCtatttgtaaaaatacacttcATTGACTCTTTCAACCAATCAGATTACAGCTTTGGCCATAGTCATCTGATCAGAATTTCCTTAAGTAATTGGCTTTGGCATTTGTGCTTATCTAATCTCAGGATGACCTCAGGTGTGTCAGGATGACCATTCGTTACCCTCCGGTAGTGTCCCCAGACATTTTTAGATCTGACACGTCGCAAAAACCTTTCAAATTTCCAGCTGTGATATTGAATGGTTTCCGTGACTCATAACAATCCTGTCTACCTGAGAAATGAGAACCGCTGATTATATAGCACCCATCTAATAATGTCCGTATGAAATAGTTCTGGTTTGCCTGTTTGCATCAGTCTGGCAAAATAGATTAGCATAATTGATGTGAAATGGTTCACGGACTGCAGGGTTTGTGTTTAGGAAGGATGTATAAAGGAAATGTGAGATAAGCTAACAATATGTGATTGAGTTTCCAATTTGAAAGAAGTGTGTCAGTTTGATTTGAGTGAAATTTTGTCCTTGAATGATGTGCAATGAATGAATAATGCAGATAGATTGGAAGGATCGTTTTTGAGATTGCCATGTTGATATTACATCAAATTCAACCTGAGGGCCAGACAAAAGCCAATAGCTTATGCAAATGACTATTGTATTTGTAATAATACACTTTATTGACTCTTTCAACCAATCAGATTACAGATCATCTGTCATCTGATCAGAATTTCCTTAAGTAATTGGCTTTGGGGTTTGTGCTTATCTAATCTCTGGGTGTCGGGATGACCATTCGTTACCCTCCTGTAGTGCCCCCAGACATTTTCAGATCTGACACGTCGCCAAACCTTTCAGATTTCCAGCTGTGATATTCAGTGGTTTCCGTGACTCATAACAATTCTGTCCTGTCTATCTGAGAAATGAGAACCGCTGATTATATAGCACCCATCGAATAATGTCAGTATGAAATAGTTCTGGTTTGCCTGTTTGCATCAGTCTGGCAAAATAGATTAGCATAATACATCTAATAATTCTAATCAAATTTTCATCAGCACGGACGCTCAAGGTAAAAGCATGTTTGCGAAAAAATCTTAAAGTATTGTAGGTTTACTGAGTTGAAGGTGGAGTAGATCCACATCGTGTGGCAGCTGCTAGACATTTATAAGAGActgcattttcacatttaataaacagtagGTTACCttggaaatgttttatttgttagCCCATATGTTTGAAATATGCATGCCCTAGTTTGCTAATTGCACCTCAAAGcccattttctttgtttttgactCCTGGTTCTTTTTGCTGTAACCAGCTTACAGAAGATTTCTATTTGTGGATTCCCAAGCAGTATTGGGACTCACAAGCTTTAGAAGGCTGAACAACGTCGTTTATTAGTGCAGCTTGAGCAGCCTCTAAGGGGGCCACTGATGGGACCAGAAACAGGAAGACATTGTTTTAAGCCTGCATGTATGGTTGAATCAGAACGAAGGATTTTCTTATTCTAAAAGTCAAATCCAAGCACACCATAGTCTGGTGTTCTCACTGTCTCCAAGGAATTATTACCAACATAATAAAGGCATTcagcatagagaaaaaaaacagagcatcGACAACATTGTGAGagctggcaagtggtcacacgtatGGAGTGCCATATgccctcttgtcagtttatctcaattagggttttattctaactgttcatctgagtgcataaatagcagcaaattacacaccccctagcactatggcttaagcagaattcggtgaaaaaatgcagtgatgttaactgcaatttattagacatcactggtctagaattactcggaatactgtgttgtcataacatttaacatacaatagtATTAAAACAACGCAGAGTGACTAGGCCTCGAGGATGCTTATTCCACCAACAATCATACGCAGATATTTTggcaaagtgaaaaaaattcatcTTATGAGGTTTGTATAGTTCTTCTGAATAGACATGAATAATAACTGATAGTTTATCATAGGACAAGTCTGTTAATCACCACATGCCGTGTTGGGATAACCCCTCAGGGTTTATACTGTGACAAACAATGCACTTTTGGTGTCATCTGTTTTCCCAATGAAATCCACAGTACTAAGTGAGGTATACTAATAGCATGATGTTGTTTCCACAGCCTGTGAAGACACAGAGTCCGACTCTTGTGTATATGGATCTTGGGTGTCCCCAGCTCTAATGACCATGTACCTTCTAGTGGCCAACATACTTATGGTCAACTTACTCATCGCTAGATTCAAGTAAGTAACCCACTggggaaactacatgtatatcaagctCCTGCtgtgaagaaatatttttaaagataaGTTGTACTTAAATTTGAGTACCTATCttctgataaaataaagaacattgtattttgtaaaattttggagTCCATTGtgctaaatataagcgtcatgtccgacattcatataccattcgtattcggtaaagggcgttccaagtcgataatcgcaagatccatttttaAAACAACGTTGAACACTAGCTcctaaagacaaaggtatgtaagaaattatacaaataagaaataaggcCAGTAACatacaagagagaagcggtcatcagttttcaatgatggcgGGCAGactggatattccaggcatgaattccatatcaaagttcaaattcgtagtccatgaatgagttcatACGATTAAACAAGTATCTAATACAGTTAGTGGCTGTGTCAATGaaaatttttgtctttcagtGCAACTTTCCTGAGAAACAATGCAATGTCTCGAGAGATTTGGAAGTTCCAGCGCTATCATTTGATCATTGAGTATGAAATGAAGCCAATCCTGCCTCCCCCGTTGATTGTGTTTAGTCATCTTTATCTAGCTGCCAAGTACATCAAACGTCGATGTAAGGGCAAGAGGGACTACTTCGACAATGGCCTTAGTAAGTGGATATAGTGCTGAATATGACATCACATTGTGTAGTTATTGGAATAGATGTATGCCATGATCCTCCAATAATACATGGTGAATTTTGTACGTCCTTTCTATACACTACACGGAATGTACACGTGTGAAATTGTCTATGTGAAATGATTGATGGACTGACTGCAAGGTTTGTGATCAGGAAGAACGTCCAGGATTTCATTGCTTCTTTATATCATATGCATTTAGACATTCAGACACAAGGTATTGGTTAAATAAACATGCTCGGGCTTACATGTGGAACAATAAGCCGTCTTATggagccatttttttttacttaaagaAGATTGGACGTTAAATTATCTTTAAAGTTATCGTTAAATTATTGAGTTgcttgaagtacatgtattgcccTTCGAAAATGGTCGTATATGTTTAAAGGCTAGTCTTAACATGGCCCTTGTTCACAAACTTGAAGATGTGCCATCAGCTCTAACTGCCATGATAATATATGCCTACAAATTGTTCACTGTGGCATAGGCAAGGGCATATTTTGTATGAGTGCATTAATCCATcaatatatttaaatgtctaTTTTGTGTCCACAGAACTGTTTTTGTCTCACGAAGACAAAGAGAAACTGCACGATTTTGAGGAGGAGTGTATGGTAGATTATTTCAGGGAGAAAGAGAACAAGTTCCAGTCATCCTCTGATGAGAGAATACGTGTCACAAATGAAAGGTTGGTGCCTTGATGGAGGCTCTTCATATCGTGTAGACACTCCGGAATTTCAGACACATGTCTTCATAGATAATAAAGTATAAAAGTCATAACAACGTATGTGTTACAACATTTATGACCCTGCCCTGTGTAACTGGAGCGTTTTGAATACCATAATTTGATCTGTTTTTGCAGATGTGATTATTTTCCCAAGGTATAAAGTAACTCGGATGTAAATCAGTTAATATATCATCTTTTATCTTATTGACCTTAGTTACTAAGTTTCCTTAGTTACTAAGTTACCTTAGTTACTAAGTTACCATAGTAATGATGCCAAATGATGAAGTGTTCATGTATGTCTCATAACAAAAAGCACAACAAAAAATTCATTCAAAACAGAATGTCACAAGTCCTAAGCCTGACCCAACAATTAACAATAATTCCCTTGTAATTTCAGGATTGAAAACATGACCATGCGTATGGATGACATGAATCAGAAGGAAAATTGCATTAAGCTGTCTCTACAGGGAATGGACTACCGCTTGTCCAAGCTGGAGGAGGTGGCCATTCAGACCTCCAGCACCCTGAGTCTAGTGTACGAGTTCATGAACCGACACATGACTCAACCTACCAGTATGGTATCTGTTCCCAGCCATGAGTCTTTGTTGTCCACAGAGGAGGGTCTGAAGGTGGAGACAAGTCACACGATTCCCATCAAAGAAACGTCGTCTTCAGTGATTGTGAGCTCCGGAGAAGAGACCATATTCCCTATGAACGCCGAAGATCATGTCCCTGATGACTCCCTAAAGAGCATCCCTACCCCATCTCTGGTTCACTCCAAGCGCCCTGTCAAGCAGAAATGCCTGAAGATGTTTACTGATTACAGTAAAACATACCTCTCCAGGCCTTCTCCTCTGGGCCAGCTCCAACGTTCCTACAGTCAGAGGACCCCACGCAGTTCCAGAACGCGTTTGTCTCGCGCTCATCGGAGACGCAGCGACTCGGAGACAATGGCATGCAGGAGAACGCAATCTGCCAGAAATGACTTTGGCCAGCACGTTAGTCTGTCAGCTGGGGAAGCTCCCATGTCTCACCGTTCTGGTTCCAGAAGTTCAACGTCCCATAGTTCAGCTTCCATTCCTCGAGTGTCTAGCACAGGACTTCACCACCCTGTGCCAATCAGTCCAGGTCTGTTACAGAGGAGGCAAGGAAAAACCTCTCGGCTTAGGCTAAACATTTACAAGGCTGTAGACGAATCCAGCAGTAGTGATGAAAATATCCCTGCAAAAGTTAGTTGTAGCTCGGGCTCTCACTCCAGCCAGGGGAAACAACCTTCACCATCCGTGTTTCGGCGACTAACTGCTCGAACAAGCAGCAAGGACCAACCGCCCACATCGTTAACGCTGGGAGACCCAGACAAGCCAAAGGAGGACTGTCCCAACGTGGGCAGAGAAAATCTGAATTCTCCAGTCCTCATACGTTCAGATCCCATACCTATCGCCAATGCCGTTATGGGAAATGACTTTCACAACCCACCTATCCAACTACCGATGTCTCCAGTGGCAGAGATTTCAGGAGTTCCTTATTCCACCCCGGTCTCCCATAGCCGCGTAGATGAGATGTGGATCCCTTCGGCCATGGTCAGGCCTCCAATGACCCCCATTCTGACGCCCATGAGGGCTGAGTACACTAGCATCACAGACGACATCGACACGTCTTGCATGATGGACATCAGTCCGAACGGAAGCCCGCAGACTCCTCGAGGGCGTTACATGGACTCCATGAAGGAGGATGAGGACGGACAGAATGTCTCCAAACTGGACGCGTTCCTCAACGAACAGGCAATCCTGAAGAAAGCGGAGGAGCGGGAATGCCGGAAGATGGAGAGAGTGATCCGCCATCGACTGAGGCAAATCTCGCTGGATGACAGCGATAGCATCAGCAATATCGCCAAGCTGGTCGTTTCTGAGATGAATTTGACAGATATTAAAACACTGGAAGATGAAGGTAATGACGAAGAGGAGGATGACGAGATGGAAGAGGACATCCGTGATCAGAGCACAAGCGTACAGGAGGACCGTCTTATGGCTGACGCCATTGAGATTCGGGTATCGCACACCTCTCTAGATAAGGAAGGTTTGGTGTAGATTGTTAATTTGATAGCAACCTTTGTAGAGCTGTATCTGTGATCACACCTGACGTCCCTCCTTCCATGCACCTTAACGACATGCAATCAACTACAAAGCAATACTAGCACGTTTGTCAGTACGCGAGTAGGTGTTAGGTATGTGCGTAAATTGGGTGAATGTCGTTGAAGCCACTTATTAAGCatatctgcatttttttttatcaaggaCAGTCAGGTTGACTGCTGATTTATGTGGTCTCATGAGATTTTTAATACAagatgaaaaatacatttgcCATTTAACCAGTTTCGCCACGGTAATTTATCG is a genomic window containing:
- the LOC135472344 gene encoding transient receptor potential cation channel subfamily M member 3-like isoform X3, producing the protein MPESLRDQLILTIQKTFQYTLEQAEKLFIELMLCVKKKELITVFRMGEENQDIDLAILTALLKGTNTSAPDQLSLALTWDRVDIARSHIFVYGQEWPEGSLEQAMMDALINDRVDFVKLLLENGVSMHTFLTIPRLEELYNTKQGPSNTLRYLVRDLRKSVPSQYRYTLPDLGMVTQHLMGGAFRSMYCRRRFRQKYNAIKQNQSDCEGLSVGNVVTTVPNLVNLKQAEELFPYPFHDLMIWAVLMKRQKMALFMWQHGEEAMAKALMACKLYKAMAHVADQDDLEVDISDELRRYAKEFQILALELLEHCYKIDDDYTQQLLTYELKNFSDQTCLSLAVAAYHREFIAHTCCQILLTDMWMGGLLMRKSTSLKVILCILFPPYIQALEFKSKEELQLMPQTMEEHLDDLEDAADNADRISLNSFNEEQVIENEFGDEIDAASIASEKTNQPEDSSVNADLGNFPSHANKKKKSPLRLGKKIYEFYNAPITKFWAHTMAYIAFLATFTYVVLVKTLPNPRVQEYYVMAYIMTAAIEKVREIIASEPAGLWVKLTVYFNEIWNVWDCAAILIFLVALCLRMDEDSRMAARVLYTIDIVFWYIRILEILSVNKNLGPYVKIIGKLVVDMSYYIIILLIVLMSFGIVRQSIHFPNEEPSWRIVRNMFFYPYWMIYGELFADEIDPCEDTESDSCVYGSWVSPALMTMYLLVANILMVNLLIARFNATFLRNNAMSREIWKFQRYHLIIEYEMKPILPPPLIVFSHLYLAAKYIKRRCKGKRDYFDNGLKLFLSHEDKEKLHDFEEECMVDYFREKENKFQSSSDERIRVTNERIENMTMRMDDMNQKENCIKLSLQGMDYRLSKLEEVAIQTSSTLSLVYEFMNRHMTQPTSMVSVPSHESLLSTEEGLKVETSHTIPIKETSSSVIVSSGEETIFPMNAEDHVPDDSLKSIPTPSLVHSKRPVKQKCLKMFTDYSKTYLSRPSPLGQLQRSYSQRTPRSSRTRLSRAHRRRSDSETMACRRTQSARNDFGQHVSLSAGEAPMSHRSGSRSSTSHSSASIPRVSSTGLHHPVPISPGLLQRRQGKTSRLRLNIYKAVDESSSSDENIPAKVSCSSGSHSSQGKQPSPSVFRRLTARTSSKDQPPTSLTLGDPDKPKEDCPNVGRENLNSPVLIRSDPIPIANAVMGNDFHNPPIQLPMSPVAEISGVPYSTPVSHSRVDEMWIPSAMVRPPMTPILTPMRAEYTSITDDIDTSCMMDISPNGSPQTPRGRYMDSMKEDEDGQNVSKLDAFLNEQAILKKAEERECRKMERVIRHRLRQISLDDSDSISNIAKLVVSEMNLTDIKTLEDEGNDEEEDDEMEEDIRDQSTSVQEDRLMADAIEIRVSHTSLDKEGLV